One window from the genome of Megalobrama amblycephala isolate DHTTF-2021 linkage group LG4, ASM1881202v1, whole genome shotgun sequence encodes:
- the zgc:110329 gene encoding tetraspanin-15 — MPSYEEFRKTNHFYYFVKFSLNVYSMLFSLLGLCVLCIGVYAEVERQKNRTLEGVFLAPAVVLILLGLVMFTVSVMGMVGSLRDNKTLLHMFLCVLCVLLALQALALIIALIFEKTTVKLFQKSIREGIKHYYDDLDFKNILDYVQEKFSCCGGDEYKDWEVNQYHFCNGTSALSCGVPYTCCIRQSVGEVVNTLCGYKTLNQQREALDGIIHVRGCIHAVNLWMGDNIGATIGICCAVGLPQLLGILLSCIFWNLLVEMSESEDMVDFKLLKRGFEYSELDLSGAGWCMCLPRDEGYLPVPVTEPDTWTPDPIPFNMEQEQPKIAFTHSQLGSQGAESGVGMDEVDNRA, encoded by the exons ATGCCGTCTTATGAAGAATTCAGAAAAACCAATCACTTCTATTATTTCGTTAAATTCTCTCTAAATGTCTATTCAATGCTATTCTCG TTGCTCGGTCTGTGCGTGCTATGTATTGGAGTTTATGCAGAAGTGGAGAGACAGAAGAATCGCACCCTGGAGGGTGTGTTTTTGGCTCCTGCCGTGGTCCTCATACTGCTGGGTCTCGTCATGTTCACTGTGTCTGTGATGGGGATGGTGGGATCCCTCAGGGACAACAAGACTCTGCTGCACATG TTCCTGTGCGTGCTGTGTGTTCTGCTGGCTCTTCAGGCTCTGGCCCTCATCATTGCCCTGATCTTTGAAAAGACG ACAGTCAAATTATTTCAGAAGAGTATACGTGAGGGAATCAAGCACTACTATGATGACCTGGACTTCAAAAACATATTGGACTACGTGCAAGAGAAG TTTTCTTGTTGTGGGGGAGATGAGTACAAGGATTGGGAAGTAAACCAGTACCACTTCTGCAATGGCACGAGTGCTTTGTCCTGCGGCGTTCCCTACACCTGCTGCATCCGTCAAAGC GTTGGAGAAGTTGTGAACACACTTTGTGGCTACAAAACTCTAAATCAGCAG CGTGAAGCTTTAGATGGCATAATTCATGTGCGTGGCTGCATACATGCTGTGAACCTGTGGATGGGGGACAACATTGGCGCTACTATTGGAATTTGCTGTGCGGTTGGACTGCCACAG CTTCTTGGTATTCTCCTGAGCTGTATCTTCTGGAATCTTTTGGTGGAGATGAGTGAGTCTGAAGACATGGTGGACTTTAAGTTACTAAAACGTGGTTTTGAGTACAGCGAACTGGACCTCTCGGGTGCTGGATGGTGCATGTGTCTACCTCGTGACGAAGGGTACCTGCCTGTACCTGTAACAGAGCCTGACACCTGGACTCCAGACCCCATCCCTTTCAACATGGAACAAGAGCAGCCCAAAATAGCCTTTACACATTCCCAACTAGGGAGCCAAGGAGCTGAGTCAGGTGTGGGAATGGACGAAGTGGACAATCGAGCTTAA